One Dromiciops gliroides isolate mDroGli1 chromosome 3, mDroGli1.pri, whole genome shotgun sequence DNA segment encodes these proteins:
- the LOC122748714 gene encoding translation machinery-associated protein 7-like has product MSGSKGGKKKPLKWSKKQTKEMDEEDKSFKQKQKEQKKLEELKAKAAGKGPLASGGIKKSGKK; this is encoded by the coding sequence ATGTCGGGTAGCAAAGGTGGTAAGAAGAAGCCTCTGAAATGGTCCAAGAAGCAAACCAAGGAAATGGATGAGGAAGATAAAAgtttcaaacaaaaacaaaaagaacagaaaaaactGGAAGAGTTAAAAGCAAAAGCTGCTGGGAAGGGACCACTTGCCAGTGGTGGAATTAAGAAATCTGGCAAAAAGTAG